Proteins found in one Aquibium microcysteis genomic segment:
- the greA gene encoding transcription elongation factor GreA, protein MSRAFTSNGDSLSGLSDIGERPVSPHRNLVTREGLAAIDAQLAELHALFARAEAEADREKIALVSRDLRYWTARRENAELSEPDPDSEVVRFGMTATIEDEDGARKTWRIVGEDEADAAHGTISHVSPMAQALFGKGVGALVTVGGKEWEIVALG, encoded by the coding sequence ATGAGCAGAGCCTTCACCAGCAATGGCGACAGCCTGTCGGGCCTCTCCGACATCGGCGAACGTCCCGTCAGCCCGCACCGCAACCTCGTGACGCGCGAGGGGCTGGCCGCCATCGACGCGCAACTCGCCGAACTGCACGCGCTGTTCGCCCGGGCGGAGGCCGAGGCCGACCGCGAGAAGATCGCGCTCGTCTCGCGCGACCTGCGCTACTGGACGGCACGGCGCGAGAATGCCGAGCTTTCCGAGCCGGACCCGGACAGCGAGGTCGTGCGCTTCGGCATGACGGCGACGATCGAGGACGAGGACGGCGCGCGCAAGACCTGGCGCATCGTCGGCGAGGACGAGGCCGACGCGGCGCACGGCACCATCAGCCACGTCTCGCCGATGGCGCAGGCGCTGTTCGGCAAGGGCGTCGGCGCGCTGGTGACGGTCGGCGGCAAGGAATGGGAGATCGTCGCGCTGGGGTGA
- a CDS encoding type II toxin-antitoxin system death-on-curing family toxin, with amino-acid sequence MIVHHSREFVEALHAEQLRLYGGPPGIRDIGMLESALARPLQKEAYGDPDIFDLAAAYLFGIARNHPFVDGNKRTALAAADLFLFFNGWSLEADDADLIQFVLMVAAGEIDETGAAAFFRDHTEAVPVGA; translated from the coding sequence ATGATCGTCCATCATTCGCGGGAGTTCGTGGAGGCTCTCCACGCAGAACAACTGCGCCTCTACGGAGGTCCTCCCGGCATCCGCGATATCGGGATGCTCGAGTCCGCGCTCGCCCGACCGCTGCAGAAGGAAGCCTATGGCGATCCCGACATCTTCGACCTCGCAGCCGCCTATCTCTTCGGAATCGCGCGGAACCACCCTTTCGTCGATGGAAACAAGCGAACGGCGCTGGCCGCCGCCGACCTGTTTCTCTTCTTCAACGGCTGGAGCCTGGAAGCCGATGACGCCGACCTGATTCAGTTCGTCCTGATGGTGGCCGCCGGCGAGATCGACGAGACCGGCGCGGCGGCGTTCTTCCGCGACCATACCGAGGCCGTGCCGGTCGGCGCGTGA
- the scpA gene encoding methylmalonyl-CoA mutase: MIPDFAAIDWSKPARGKTSRDDLWETPEGIDIKRVYGEADVEGLPFLDTVPGAAPFLRGPYPTMYVQQPWTIRQYAGFSTAEESNAFYRRNLAAGQKGLSVAFDLATHRGYDSDHPRVAGDVGMAGVAIDSILDMRQLFDGIPLGEMTVSMTMNGAVLPIMALYVVAAEEQGVARKDLAGTIQNDILKEFMVRNTYIYPPKPSMRIISDIFAYTSREMPKFNSISISGYHIQEAGATVDLELAYTIADGIEYVRAGIAAGLDVDAFAPRLSFFWNAGMNFFMELAKQRAGRLLWSILMKKNFAPKSDKSLALRAHTQTSGWSLTAQDPYNNITRTMIEAMAATQGGTQSLHTNAFDEALALPTDHSARIARNTQIILQQESGTTRIIDPWGGSAFVERLTYDLAARALAHIEEVEALGGMAAAIEKGIPKLRIEEAAARTQARIDGGRQALIGVNAFQPESEIEVDVLKVDNAQVRARQLSKLQQLKGTRDVAAVEGALAALTEAAAGGGNLLEFAIRAARARATVGEISLALEKVFGRHVATVQTISGVYRAEAGDIPAIPRVQEKVEAFRQKTGAAPRILVAKMGQDGHDRGQKVIATAFADLGFDVTVGAMFQTPEEIAKLCVEHDVHIVGASSLAAGHLTLIPELKEALSRLGREDIMIVAGGVIPPDDFDAVLAAGATAIFPPGTVIPEAAEKLMDALLEG, from the coding sequence ATGATCCCCGATTTCGCCGCCATCGACTGGTCGAAGCCCGCGCGCGGCAAGACGAGCCGCGACGACCTGTGGGAGACGCCGGAAGGCATCGACATCAAGCGCGTCTACGGCGAGGCCGACGTCGAGGGCCTGCCCTTCCTCGACACGGTGCCGGGTGCCGCCCCCTTCCTGCGCGGCCCCTACCCGACCATGTACGTCCAGCAGCCCTGGACGATCCGGCAATATGCCGGATTCTCGACGGCCGAGGAGTCCAACGCCTTCTACCGCCGCAACCTCGCCGCCGGCCAGAAGGGCCTGTCGGTCGCCTTCGACCTCGCCACCCATCGCGGCTATGATTCGGACCATCCGCGGGTCGCGGGCGACGTCGGCATGGCGGGCGTGGCGATCGATTCCATCCTCGACATGCGCCAGCTCTTCGACGGCATCCCGCTCGGCGAGATGACCGTTTCGATGACCATGAACGGCGCCGTGCTGCCGATCATGGCGCTCTACGTCGTGGCGGCGGAGGAACAGGGCGTCGCCCGGAAGGACCTCGCCGGGACCATCCAGAACGACATCCTCAAGGAGTTCATGGTCCGCAACACCTACATCTACCCGCCGAAGCCGTCGATGCGGATCATCTCCGACATCTTCGCCTACACATCGCGCGAGATGCCGAAGTTCAACTCGATCTCGATTTCCGGCTACCACATCCAGGAGGCCGGGGCGACGGTCGACCTCGAGCTCGCCTACACCATCGCCGACGGCATCGAATATGTCCGCGCCGGCATCGCCGCCGGGCTCGACGTCGACGCCTTCGCGCCGCGCCTCTCCTTCTTCTGGAACGCCGGCATGAACTTCTTCATGGAGCTCGCCAAGCAGCGCGCCGGCCGCCTGCTCTGGTCGATCCTGATGAAGAAGAACTTCGCGCCGAAGAGCGACAAGTCGCTGGCGCTGCGCGCCCACACCCAGACCTCCGGCTGGTCGCTCACCGCGCAGGATCCCTACAACAACATCACCCGCACCATGATCGAGGCGATGGCGGCGACCCAGGGCGGCACCCAGTCGCTGCACACCAACGCCTTCGACGAGGCGCTGGCGCTGCCGACCGACCATTCCGCCCGCATCGCCCGCAACACGCAGATCATCCTGCAGCAGGAATCCGGCACCACGCGCATCATCGATCCCTGGGGCGGCTCGGCCTTCGTCGAGCGGCTGACCTACGACCTCGCCGCCCGCGCGCTCGCCCACATCGAGGAGGTGGAGGCGCTGGGCGGCATGGCCGCCGCCATCGAGAAGGGCATCCCCAAGCTCAGGATCGAGGAGGCCGCCGCCCGCACCCAGGCGCGCATCGACGGCGGACGGCAGGCGCTGATCGGCGTCAACGCCTTCCAGCCGGAAAGCGAGATCGAGGTCGACGTGCTCAAGGTCGACAACGCGCAGGTGCGCGCCCGCCAGCTCTCCAAGCTGCAGCAGCTCAAGGGCACGCGCGACGTCGCCGCCGTCGAAGGCGCTCTTGCGGCGCTCACGGAAGCGGCGGCCGGCGGCGGCAATCTGCTCGAGTTCGCCATCCGCGCGGCGCGCGCCAGGGCCACCGTCGGCGAGATCTCGCTGGCGCTGGAAAAGGTCTTCGGCCGCCATGTCGCGACCGTCCAGACGATCTCCGGCGTCTACCGCGCCGAGGCCGGCGACATCCCCGCCATTCCGCGCGTGCAGGAGAAGGTCGAGGCCTTCCGGCAGAAGACCGGCGCAGCACCCCGCATCCTCGTCGCCAAGATGGGCCAGGACGGCCACGACCGCGGCCAGAAGGTCATCGCCACGGCCTTCGCCGACCTCGGCTTCGACGTCACCGTCGGCGCCATGTTCCAGACGCCGGAGGAGATCGCGAAGCTCTGCGTCGAGCACGACGTCCACATCGTCGGCGCCTCGTCGCTGGCCGCCGGCCACCTGACCCTGATCCCCGAACTGAAGGAAGCCCTGTCGCGTCTCGGCCGCGAGGACATCATGATCGTCGCCGGCGGCGTCATCCCGCCCGACGATTTCGACGCCGTGCTCGCCGCCGGCGCCACCGCCATCTTCCCGCCCGGCACGGTGATCCCGGAAGCGGCGGAGAAGCTCATGGACGCCCTGCTGGAGGGGTGA
- a CDS encoding type II toxin-antitoxin system VapC family toxin encodes MFVDACVIISLMAGEDTAAAYEAALEKADSPFTSPLAAWEAIIAMSRPDQLDCPYSATAALVVDWLAERQIELREPISPHEVLSHAVAVAERHGLGKRYLSNFDCFHYAHAKAAGVPMLTLDRLLRETDVETLPA; translated from the coding sequence ATGTTCGTCGATGCCTGCGTCATCATTTCACTGATGGCCGGCGAGGACACGGCGGCGGCCTATGAAGCCGCGCTGGAGAAAGCCGACTCCCCCTTCACCTCGCCATTGGCGGCCTGGGAGGCGATCATCGCCATGTCGCGCCCCGACCAGCTCGACTGTCCCTACTCCGCCACCGCAGCCCTCGTCGTCGATTGGCTGGCGGAGCGTCAGATCGAACTGCGAGAGCCGATTTCGCCCCACGAGGTCTTGTCCCACGCCGTCGCCGTTGCCGAGAGGCATGGTCTCGGCAAGCGGTATCTGAGCAATTTCGACTGCTTCCACTATGCCCATGCCAAGGCGGCCGGCGTTCCCATGCTGACGCTCGACCGGCTCCTGCGCGAAACCGACGTGGAGACGCTGCCGGCATAG
- a CDS encoding type II toxin-antitoxin system VapB family antitoxin yields MTLNIRNPEADQLARQLARIDDTSITDAVIVALREAIRARVGAEAPGETIHDRPENETPGETAKRLLAKHGLSFQPGRQPVPQSVYHDMDHDLIGEN; encoded by the coding sequence ATGACGCTCAACATCCGAAATCCCGAAGCCGACCAGCTCGCGCGCCAGCTCGCACGCATAGACGACACCAGCATCACGGACGCGGTCATCGTCGCGCTGCGCGAGGCGATCCGCGCCCGTGTCGGGGCTGAGGCGCCAGGCGAGACTATCCATGACCGGCCCGAGAACGAAACGCCGGGCGAGACGGCCAAGCGGCTGCTCGCCAAGCATGGGCTGTCCTTCCAGCCGGGCCGCCAGCCCGTGCCGCAGAGTGTCTACCACGACATGGATCATGACCTGATCGGCGAGAACTGA
- a CDS encoding methylmalonyl-CoA mutase family protein, with protein MTPDLLSQADFPPVDEALWRDMAAKALRGADFETTLVSRTDDGIRVEPLHARSQEPQPISRVDKHAGWRILQRVDDPDPVRARAQALEDVKNGADGLSIVFEGAPNAFGYGLPATQEALAATLDDVPLGRLDLRVDTHPTSRITAEWLVAYLSARRADPARMHLSFGIDPSAIFAGTGRMRMSIEALKASLPQSLAHFFALGVPGVLLEADGRVCHNAGATEAQELAFMLSSALSHLRMFEAARQPLVYAAPHIGFATAANQDQFVTIAKMRALRRLWSRVQEVCSVEPSLAMIHAETSWRMMTRRDPETNILRSTIAVFAAAVGGVDSISVLPHTLPHGLPDDFARRVARNTQLVLSREANVGFVNDPAAGAGGIAHLTEALCEAAWEEFKVIEQEGGILESLAAGRYQARVVAAREARAARYRAGERRIVGTTVFPLAQERPVATLPAERREGPKEGGAFCEKLAATRIDESLGEPA; from the coding sequence ATGACACCTGATCTCCTGAGCCAGGCGGATTTTCCGCCGGTCGACGAAGCGCTCTGGCGCGACATGGCGGCGAAGGCGCTGCGCGGCGCCGATTTCGAGACCACGCTGGTCTCGCGCACCGACGACGGCATCCGCGTCGAGCCCCTCCACGCCCGGTCGCAGGAGCCGCAGCCGATCTCGCGGGTCGACAAGCATGCCGGCTGGCGCATCCTCCAGCGCGTCGACGATCCCGACCCGGTGCGCGCCCGCGCGCAGGCGCTGGAGGACGTGAAGAACGGCGCCGACGGGCTGTCGATCGTCTTCGAGGGCGCCCCCAACGCCTTCGGCTACGGCCTGCCCGCCACCCAGGAAGCGCTGGCGGCCACGCTCGACGACGTGCCGCTCGGCCGGCTCGACCTGCGCGTCGACACCCATCCGACGAGCCGCATCACCGCCGAATGGCTCGTCGCCTACCTGTCCGCCCGTCGCGCCGATCCCGCCCGCATGCATCTCTCCTTCGGCATCGATCCGTCGGCGATCTTCGCCGGCACCGGGCGCATGCGGATGTCGATCGAGGCGCTGAAGGCTTCGCTGCCGCAGTCGCTCGCCCATTTCTTCGCGCTCGGCGTGCCGGGCGTGCTGCTCGAGGCCGACGGCCGCGTCTGCCACAATGCCGGCGCCACCGAGGCGCAGGAACTCGCCTTCATGCTGTCCTCGGCGCTGTCGCATCTGCGCATGTTCGAGGCGGCGCGCCAGCCGCTGGTCTACGCGGCACCCCATATCGGCTTCGCCACCGCGGCCAACCAGGACCAGTTCGTCACCATCGCCAAGATGCGGGCGCTGCGGCGCCTGTGGTCGCGGGTGCAGGAAGTCTGCTCGGTCGAGCCGTCGCTGGCGATGATCCATGCCGAGACCTCCTGGCGGATGATGACGCGCCGCGATCCCGAGACCAACATCCTGCGCTCCACCATCGCGGTCTTTGCCGCCGCCGTCGGCGGGGTGGATTCGATCTCGGTGCTGCCGCACACGCTGCCCCACGGCCTGCCCGACGATTTCGCCCGACGCGTCGCCCGCAACACCCAGCTGGTGCTGTCGCGCGAGGCCAATGTCGGCTTCGTCAACGATCCGGCTGCCGGTGCCGGCGGCATCGCCCATCTCACCGAGGCACTCTGCGAGGCCGCCTGGGAAGAGTTCAAGGTCATCGAGCAGGAGGGCGGGATCCTGGAGAGCCTTGCCGCCGGCCGTTACCAGGCACGCGTCGTCGCGGCCCGCGAAGCCCGGGCAGCGCGCTACCGCGCCGGCGAGCGCCGCATCGTCGGCACCACCGTCTTCCCGCTGGCGCAGGAACGCCCGGTCGCCACCCTGCCCGCGGAGCGGCGCGAGGGACCGAAGGAGGGCGGCGCCTTCTGCGAGAAGCTCGCCGCCACGCGCATCGACGAGAGCCTGGGAGAACCGGCATGA
- a CDS encoding TIGR03808 family TAT-translocated repetitive protein, translating to MMDRRRFMAGLAATGAAMAAGTASTRGQALSGFGTAALRGAIDAAEFGLRPDVAEDQSRAFARVLAAAAGREAPVFLPAGTYVVADVPLPRRLVLMGVPGATRLVQGGGGSLFAGDGAAHVELSGLVLDGAGRRPGKGVRATLELAGVARLVIEDCSFTGSAGSGLALARCGGSVARCTIAEAANFGLYSVDATGLEISGNRVTDCGNGGILVHRSAPGEDGTLVTGNRVQRIAARDGGTGQVGNGINVFRAGSVTISGNQVSDCAFSAIRSNGGSNLQVAANTCLRSGETAIYAEFAFEGAVISNNVVDGAAKGISIVNFDKGGRLAVCSGNLVRNLSQTGPYESSGAGFGIGITVEADTAVTGNVIEGAPRHGLQLGWGSFLRDVSATGNVIRRAGTGIAVSVVEGAGAAVISGNIISETPYGAIVGHRWGKPATGDLALPGAAGFAHLTIAANHSD from the coding sequence ATGATGGACAGGCGGCGCTTCATGGCGGGACTGGCGGCCACGGGCGCCGCGATGGCGGCAGGCACCGCGTCCACGCGCGGACAGGCCCTGTCCGGTTTCGGGACGGCGGCGCTGCGCGGGGCGATCGACGCGGCCGAGTTCGGCCTCCGGCCGGACGTCGCCGAGGACCAGAGCCGGGCCTTCGCCCGCGTGCTCGCGGCTGCCGCCGGGCGCGAGGCGCCGGTGTTCCTGCCCGCAGGCACCTACGTCGTCGCCGACGTTCCCCTGCCGCGCCGGCTGGTGCTCATGGGCGTGCCCGGCGCCACGCGCCTCGTCCAGGGCGGCGGCGGCTCCCTCTTCGCCGGCGACGGCGCCGCACACGTCGAACTGTCGGGGCTGGTGCTCGACGGCGCCGGCCGGCGGCCTGGAAAGGGCGTCCGGGCGACGCTCGAACTCGCCGGCGTGGCGCGGCTGGTCATCGAGGACTGCAGCTTCACCGGCAGCGCCGGCAGCGGCCTCGCACTCGCGCGCTGCGGCGGCAGCGTCGCGCGCTGCACCATCGCGGAGGCGGCGAATTTCGGCCTCTACAGCGTCGACGCGACCGGGCTCGAGATCTCCGGCAACAGGGTGACCGACTGTGGCAATGGCGGTATCCTCGTCCATCGCAGCGCGCCCGGCGAGGACGGCACGCTTGTCACCGGCAACCGCGTGCAGCGGATCGCCGCCCGCGACGGCGGCACCGGCCAGGTCGGCAACGGCATCAACGTGTTCCGCGCCGGCTCCGTCACGATCTCCGGCAACCAGGTCTCCGACTGCGCCTTCTCGGCCATCCGGTCGAACGGCGGCAGCAATCTCCAGGTCGCGGCCAACACCTGCCTGCGCTCGGGCGAGACGGCGATCTACGCCGAATTCGCCTTCGAGGGCGCGGTGATTTCGAACAACGTCGTCGACGGCGCCGCCAAGGGCATCTCCATCGTCAACTTCGACAAGGGCGGCCGGCTCGCGGTCTGCTCCGGCAATCTCGTCCGCAACCTCTCGCAAACCGGCCCCTACGAATCCTCCGGCGCCGGCTTCGGCATCGGCATCACCGTGGAGGCCGACACCGCCGTCACCGGCAACGTGATCGAGGGCGCGCCGCGCCATGGCCTGCAGCTCGGCTGGGGATCGTTCCTGCGCGACGTCTCCGCCACCGGCAACGTCATCCGCCGGGCCGGCACGGGCATCGCGGTCAGCGTGGTGGAGGGCGCCGGCGCGGCGGTCATCTCCGGCAATATCATCTCCGAAACGCCGTACGGCGCCATTGTCGGCCATCGCTGGGGCAAGCCCGCCACCGGCGATCTCGCGCTCCCCGGCGCCGCCGGTTTCGCGCATCTGACGATCGCGGCCAACCATTCGGACTGA
- a CDS encoding magnesium transporter CorA family protein — protein sequence MLKTYTVADHRLVLAEPAAEAAMPDGLVWIDMIEPSAEEDARVEALAGISIPTRDEMRAIEESSRFYAENGTLYLTCPVIYAADSGVPGIAPITFVLSERLLVTVRYSRPQPFDFYVAHAGKSGNNLVSDGCEPTAVLFGLLESITDRLADVLESVSQRLDAESTRLITGARGKPMSTAEFRTGLQSIGREGEFLGKVRDSLSGLARLILYVQNNGRPEKSKSAARTWLKSLQRDVQSLTEQVSYLSERTIFLLDTVVGLVSVEQNAIIKIFSVAAVVFMPPTLVASIYGMNFEHMPELQWLLGYPFALGAMVVAAVVPLLFFRAKGWL from the coding sequence ATGCTGAAGACGTACACCGTTGCCGATCACAGGCTCGTCCTGGCCGAGCCGGCCGCCGAAGCCGCCATGCCGGATGGCCTCGTCTGGATCGACATGATCGAGCCGTCCGCCGAGGAGGATGCGCGGGTGGAGGCGCTCGCCGGCATCTCGATCCCGACCCGCGACGAGATGCGCGCGATCGAGGAATCGAGCCGCTTCTACGCGGAGAACGGCACGCTCTATCTGACCTGCCCGGTCATCTATGCGGCCGATTCCGGCGTGCCCGGCATCGCGCCGATCACCTTCGTCCTGTCGGAACGCCTGCTCGTCACCGTACGCTACAGCCGGCCGCAGCCCTTCGACTTCTACGTCGCGCATGCGGGCAAGTCCGGCAACAATCTCGTCTCCGACGGCTGCGAACCGACGGCGGTCCTGTTCGGGCTGCTCGAGAGCATCACCGACCGGCTGGCCGACGTGCTCGAAAGCGTCTCGCAGCGCCTCGACGCGGAATCGACCCGGCTGATCACCGGCGCCCGCGGCAAGCCGATGTCGACCGCCGAGTTCCGGACCGGCCTGCAGTCGATCGGCCGCGAAGGCGAGTTCCTGGGCAAGGTGCGCGACAGCCTGTCCGGGCTCGCCCGCCTGATCCTCTACGTCCAGAACAACGGCAGGCCGGAAAAGTCGAAATCGGCGGCCCGGACCTGGCTGAAGTCGCTGCAGCGCGACGTCCAGTCGCTCACCGAGCAGGTGAGCTATCTGTCGGAACGGACGATCTTCCTCCTCGACACGGTGGTCGGCCTCGTCTCCGTCGAGCAGAATGCCATCATCAAGATCTTCTCGGTCGCCGCCGTCGTGTTCATGCCGCCGACGCTGGTCGCCTCGATCTACGGCATGAACTTCGAGCACATGCCCGAACTCCAGTGGCTGCTCGGCTATCCCTTCGCGCTGGGCGCCATGGTCGTCGCCGCGGTGGTGCCGCTGCTGTTCTTCCGCGCCAAGGGCTGGCTGTAG
- a CDS encoding AbrB/MazE/SpoVT family DNA-binding domain-containing protein, with the protein MNTVIRKIGNSEGVILPKDLLQSLNLKAGDSVVVIRDGDELRLRRVEDSAEEFERKMAIARERMKKYETVYRALAK; encoded by the coding sequence ATGAACACCGTCATCCGCAAGATCGGCAATTCCGAAGGCGTCATCCTGCCGAAGGACCTGCTCCAGAGCCTCAACCTCAAGGCGGGCGACTCGGTCGTGGTCATCCGGGACGGCGACGAGTTGCGTCTGCGCCGGGTCGAGGATTCAGCGGAGGAGTTCGAGCGCAAGATGGCGATCGCCCGCGAGCGCATGAAGAAATATGAAACCGTCTACCGGGCGCTCGCGAAATGA